The genomic segment TTGCCGCTTTATGCCGGAGACTTCCATATTGACAAAGGGGAAGAGATTGGCCAGCCCCTGCATCACCAGCGCGCTGATGGCGCCCCCCCCCCCGGCTGGCGTTTGGGATCGTGCCAATAGCTCTGCAAGGTGTTACGGCACCGCGGGCAGATCCCCATCTGGCCGGGCGTCAGCGGCGGCAGCGCCACCAATAAATCACAGTGCGGGCAAAGCACGTGATGTTGATGTCGGGGATAATCGCACACGCCTACCTCCTATGGTGCTTTCCGTTTGCGCGGGTAATCGGCGGGCGGCATAGACCGCCCGCCAGGGCCTATTCCGCCGCGCCGTTCCTTTGCGCTTCCAGCGTTTCCCAGCGGCTGAACGCCTGCTCAAGCGCGTCCTCCGCCTGCGCAATCGCCGTCAGCACCGGCTGCGTTGTCTCGTGGGGTTGACTGAAAAAGTCCGGCGCCGCCACTTGCGCCTGCAATTGGCCTATTTCCTGCTCCAATCGCTCGATCTGCCCCGGGAGGGTTTCCAGCTCCCGTTGCAGGTTATAACTGAGTTTCCCCCCGCCGCGTTTGGCAGAAGATGGGGTAGCCCCAGGCGCGGGCGCCGGGGGCTTCTGCACCGGCGCCGGCTGCGCCCTTAGCGCGCGCCGATTGCTGCGCTGGCGCTGCGCGTCAAAATAACCGCCCACGTAACACTCGATGCGCCCTTCCCCTTCAAAAATCCAGCATTCGGTCACCGAGTTATCCACAAACTGGCGATCGTGGCTGACCAGCAGTACGGTGCCCTGATAGCTGTCGAGGAGCTCTTCCAGCAATTCCAGGGTTTCGACATCAAGATCGTTGGTGGGTTCGTCAAGAATCAGCAGGTTGCTGGGATTAAGAAACAGCCGCGCCAATAACAACCGATTACGCTCGCCGCCTGAAAGCGCTTTTACCGGCGTCATTGCCCGTTTCGGATGAAACAGAAAGTCCTGTAGGTAGCCCAACACGTGACGCGAGCGACCGTTGACCATCACCTCCTGCTTACCCTCGGCCAGGTTGTCCATCACGGTACGCTCCGGATCGAGCACCGCGCGATACTGGTCGAAATAGGCGACTTCCAGCTTGGTGCCGCAGTGTATGCGGCCGCTATCGGCGCCAAGTTGACCCAGCATCAGCTTCAGCAGCGTGGTTTTACCACAGCCGTTGGGGCCGATAAGAGCAATTTTATCCTCGCGCTGCACCTGCGCGCTGAAGTGGCTAATCAGCGTTTTCCCTTCTAGGCCATAGCTGACGTCTTCCAGTTCAAAGACGATTTTGCCCGACCGCGCCGCCTCTTCCACCTGGATTTTCGCGCTGCCCATCACTTCACGACGCTCGGAACGCTCTTGACGCAGCGCCTTCAACGCGCGCATCCGCCCTGCATTCCGCGTGCGCCGGGCTTTAATCCCCTGGCGGATCCACACCTCTTCCAGAGCCAGTTTGCGATCGAACTCGGCGTTCTGCAGCTCCTGCACCCGCAGCTCTTCCTCTTTTCCTTTCAGGTATTTGTCATAATTACCCGGCCAGGAGACCAGCTTGCCGCGGTCCAAATCGACGATGCGGGTCGCCATCGCGCGGATAAACGAGCGGTCATGGGAGATGAAAATAATGCTGCCGGGAAAGGTCTTCAGGAAAGCTTCCAGCCAGTCAATGGTTTCAATATCCAGATGGTTGGTCGGTTCATCCAGCAGCAGCACCTGTGGTTCGCACACCAGCGCGCGGCCCAGCGCCGCCTTGCGCAGCCAGCCGCCGGACAGCGATGACAGTTGGCTGTCTGCGCCCAGGCCTATCTGCGCAATTACCTCATGGATGCGCTTTTCCAAATGCCACAAATTTTGATGGTCGAGAATTTCCATCAGCCGGCCCATTTCCGCCAGATTTTTTTCGCTCGGGTCCTGTTCTACCCGCTGAGAAATCCCGTGATAGGCTTTCAGTATCTGTGCCTGCGCCTCGACACCTTCGGCAACGAAATCGAAAACGCTGCCAGTAACGTCCCGTGGCGGATCTTGCTGCAGCCGGGCGACGATGACATCCTGCTCGAAAATCAGTTGACCATCGTCGAGGGGCACCTCGCGGCTCAAGATTTTCATCAAGGTGGATTTGCCGGCGCCGTTGCGCCCCACCAGGCAGACGCGCTCGTTGCGCTCAATATGTAGCTCGGTGTTATCCAGCAGCGGCGCATCACTGAACGACAACCAGGCGCCGGAAAGACTGATTAATGACATGGCTTAGAGATCCTTGTCCGCATGGCTTATCAGCCAGCAGTGATGAATTTGTCGGTTGCGGGCGAAGTCCGGCGAGCGGGTACGATCGGTTATCGGCTGCGCCCTCAGGCCCAGCGCGGTCAGCCCCGCATCATCCAGTTGGAAACCGCGTCTGTTGTTGGAGAACATGATGGTACCGCCGGTGCGCAACAGCCGTTTGAGCTCGGCCATCAGCGCCACATGGTCGCGCTGAACGTCAAAGGTATCGGCCATCCGCTTGGAATTGGAGAAGGTGGGCGGGTCGATGAATATCACATCGAACGTTTCCTGCACCATCGATAGCCACGCCCGGCAATCCGCCTGTATCAGCCGGTGCTGACGGCCCACCAGGTCGTTGCTGCGCAGATTTTTTTCCGCCCACTCCAAATAGGTGCGCGACATATCCACCGAGGTGGTGCTGCGCGCGCCGCCAATACCGGCATGGACGCTGCCGCTGCCGGTGTAGGCGAACAAATTGAGGAAGTCTTTGCCGCGGCTCATTTCCCCCAGCATCCTGCGCGCAATGCGGTGATCGAGGAATAGCCCGGTATCCAAGTAGTCGGTCAAGTTGACCCACAATTTGGCGCCGTACTCCTCCACCAGCAAGAATTCGCCCTTCTGCGCCAGTTTTTCATATTGATTCTTGCCTTTCTGCCGCTCGCGCGCTTTGACCACCAGACGGCTGGCCTGTATCGCCAGCACCGCCAGGGTGGCATTAATCACATCGTACAGCCGCTGCCGCGCACGCTCGGGTTCCACGCTTTTCGGCGCCACATACTCCTGAATCACCACCCAGCTGCTGTAGCGATCGATAGCGACATTGTAATCCGGCAGATCGGCGTCATACAGCCTGTAGCAATCCAGCTTTTCCCGCTCGACCCATTTTTGCAGCGAGCGCACATTTTTGCG from the Candidatus Sodalis pierantonius str. SOPE genome contains:
- a CDS encoding ABC transporter ATP-binding protein — protein: MSLISLSGAWLSFSDAPLLDNTELHIERNERVCLVGRNGAGKSTLMKILSREVPLDDGQLIFEQDVIVARLQQDPPRDVTGSVFDFVAEGVEAQAQILKAYHGISQRVEQDPSEKNLAEMGRLMEILDHQNLWHLEKRIHEVIAQIGLGADSQLSSLSGGWLRKAALGRALVCEPQVLLLDEPTNHLDIETIDWLEAFLKTFPGSIIFISHDRSFIRAMATRIVDLDRGKLVSWPGNYDKYLKGKEEELRVQELQNAEFDRKLALEEVWIRQGIKARRTRNAGRMRALKALRQERSERREVMGSAKIQVEEAARSGKIVFELEDVSYGLEGKTLISHFSAQVQREDKIALIGPNGCGKTTLLKLMLGQLGADSGRIHCGTKLEVAYFDQYRAVLDPERTVMDNLAEGKQEVMVNGRSRHVLGYLQDFLFHPKRAMTPVKALSGGERNRLLLARLFLNPSNLLILDEPTNDLDVETLELLEELLDSYQGTVLLVSHDRQFVDNSVTECWIFEGEGRIECYVGGYFDAQRQRSNRRALRAQPAPVQKPPAPAPGATPSSAKRGGGKLSYNLQRELETLPGQIERLEQEIGQLQAQVAAPDFFSQPHETTQPVLTAIAQAEDALEQAFSRWETLEAQRNGAAE